Below is a genomic region from Deltaproteobacteria bacterium.
CAGCATATGAGTAAATGGTCTTCGCAAAAGGGGGACCAAAGGATGAAAGGGCGGGGTTGGTTGGTGATTTCATTGCTCGTCGGGATCTTCTGGTTGGTCTGGGCTGGAACTTCACATGCTGCGCCGCGGGTCAGCGAAAACACAGAAGCTTGCCTTGGATGCCATACCTCGTTGACCCCCGGAATCGTATCCAACTGGCGAAGAGGTAATCACTCCACGGTCACCCCAGAAGAAGCCTTGAAAAAGGGCCCAAAAGCCAAAAAGGTTTCTTCAGAAAAGATCCCTGATAAATTAAAGGAAACGGTCGTTGGCTGCGCTGAGTGTCACACTTTGAATCCGGCAAAGCATAAAGATTCCTTCGACCACAATGGGTTTAAAGTTCATGTGGTTGTCTCGCCGGAAGATTGCGCTACCTGTCATCCTGCGGAAGTCAAACAATATAGCCTGAATATCATGTCCCATGCCCATGGCAATCTCATGAACAATCCTCTTTATCGCCAACTGGCTGACTCGATAAATGGGATGCAGTCCTTCCAGAAAGGGCGGATCGTCCTAAAACCTCCCGATCAGGAGACCGAGATGGATTCTTGTCTTTTTTGTCATGGCACGGAAGTAAAGGTTCAGGGTCTTAAAGCGAGGGATACGAATATGGGCAGAATGGAATTTCCTGTCCTGGCAGGCTGGCCCAATCAGGGGGTTGGCCGGATCAACCCCGATGGAAGTAAGGGTTCCTGTACGGCCTGCCATACCCGCCATCAATTCTCCATGGAAATGGCCAGGAAACCCCATACCTGCTCCGAATGCCATAAGGGGCCCGATGTACCAGCCTATAGCGTCTATCAGGTCAGCAAACATGGAAATATTTATTCCTCTCTGGGGGAAGGATGGGATTTCAAAGCTGTCCCCTGGAAAGTTGGAAAGG
It encodes:
- a CDS encoding multiheme c-type cytochrome; this encodes MKGRGWLVISLLVGIFWLVWAGTSHAAPRVSENTEACLGCHTSLTPGIVSNWRRGNHSTVTPEEALKKGPKAKKVSSEKIPDKLKETVVGCAECHTLNPAKHKDSFDHNGFKVHVVVSPEDCATCHPAEVKQYSLNIMSHAHGNLMNNPLYRQLADSINGMQSFQKGRIVLKPPDQETEMDSCLFCHGTEVKVQGLKARDTNMGRMEFPVLAGWPNQGVGRINPDGSKGSCTACHTRHQFSMEMARKPHTCSECHKGPDVPAYSVYQVSKHGNIYSSLGEGWDFKAVPWKVGKDFSAPTCAACHVSLIVNEVNEVVAERTHQMNDRLPWRIFGPIYAHA